GCAATTCTTCCTATCCTTCATGTTTTATAGGAAAATAAATATTAGTCTAGACTCATGGGAAATTTTGAATGATGTGAACCAAAAGGACATCTCTTtttctattcctactcataggatatGAGACACATGACATCTCATTTTCTACAAGTTTTCTATTCCTATGATATTTCTATATCTGTTGAGCCAAAGAAGGcctcaaagaggtttgagtggatgctaGAATTTCTAGAAAAAATTCTTATAGGATTAAATCCTATGAACCAAACAAccaacataggaaaaaatcctaagaaTTATAATCTTCTAAAATTCCTATGAAAATtatttgaatcaaaggagcccgtAGTTGTATTTTACCGATCCGTCGCATGACTTCCACGACCCGACCGCTGCACTAGCAGCCGCCAAGCTATATAGACTGGCCAGGCACAGTGCCCCCAGACCAGACGGCCAGTCTATAGACTATATGACATGAACGGACTTAACCCTGCATCATATCACTGAGGAGCTATGCCTGATCTAGAGTTCCCACAGCAAGCCGGCCAGACCAAACTGTCGTTGAAGAGTAGCGCTAGCGCTAGCAGATCACAAACCAGATGCCAGATCAGGAGGAGAAGGGTTAGGGAAGAAGGGGAGGGGCAGGCTTAGAGAGTTAGCCAGTGATGGTGAGGAGGAATGAGGAAGGAGAGGATCCAGGTTGCTGGCGGTTGGGTGTCTCCAAAGCCGTGAGAGCGCTGTGTCCGCGAATGTAATCGTGTTGCTCATAAATTAGCGGGTCAAGGTGCGGCTATGGAACCTTCTGCTCATATGTTGTGGCATGGTACGGTTCTAGACTTTGTAATCTCTGATGTAACCAGGAAGTATGTTGTGCTAGGTGGTTTTTTTTGATAAACTTGTGCTAGGTGGTTAATGGAATCTATGTTTACCcgatcaaaaaaaaaaaagaagaagccgTGAGAGCGACCCAGGTGGCGACTCTCCTTGGGGTTCACTTGGCTTGACCTTGATATTTGCTAGGTAGGCACCACATAGGACTAGCTGGGACCCCCGGGTAGGAAATTAAACTTGACCAGGGCAAAGAGGTTGGTCTTTTAATAGTTCTCCAGCCGTATATTAGGCCGAGCTGCAAGAAGACTGGCTTAAATTACCCTAAGATATTAAAAAAAAATGACCTATGCATTATTTGTCATGGCAATACAAAGAACACTAAAAGTATTAAGAAAATACATCTAGTTTCATAGACAACCTAGCGACGACTAAAGCACTAGAGCAAGCCGAAGGCGCACTGCCATCATCACCCCTCCCACAACGGGCCAAGCAAAATTTGTTGTACTAAATATAGTCGGGAAGCCATCATGCTATGCTAAGACCCCACGGGACCAAGGGACTAGAACAACAACCATCGACGATGAAGAGAACCATATTGGAAGGATACAACTTATAGACACACGAACGAACATTGGATCAACGGAGATCCATCAAAGACCAATACCGACTGAATCCCACTCGATCCGCCGAAGACACACATCCACACGCCCTCTAATAACGCTAGATGCACCGCCGGGACAGGGGTTAGGCAGAGAGGACCTtatccatcttcagggagccaccgccgccacgccttcctgagcaggacacaaacacTAAGAATATTAATTAATCTTTTATCCACAACAAAGCTAGTAGGCAGCTAGCAAAGGAAAGTACTATTGAATAGTAGAATTATGCAACACAATCCAATTATTCTGATTTAGAACATCTAGTAAGGATTAACATACCTTTTTCTCCTCCTCAATCTTAGCCTTGATAACTGAGTATAGGGCAACACCAGAAATAGCAATGCCTGTGCCAATTCCAGTTTGTGTGGTGATCTTGTTGCCTGCCCAGCATTCCAAAACGTATTATGTGACAAGAGTACACCAGTACAAAAGAACAAGAGCCAGACATATGTATCGATCTTTAAGAAACAACAGATTTTAGTGATACCGAAAATGATGATTGAGAAGCCGATGACAAAGACACGTTTCAACACGTTGCCGACGGCATGTGTTAGAGGGGCCACCCGCTGCAATGTGTTTGTTGCAACCTGTATGTCCAGAATTCTTTTAGGACCAATTATAACAGATAAATGAAAGAATGACGAAACTATCATCAGAATGGCACAAGTATAATGCATATCTGGCGATATCATGCTTTATTTCTGTATTTGAAACAACTAAAAGAAGTCCATGTGCACCAGATGCAGGGTCACACTGCCGTTGACATGGCTGAAGTTGATCAATATCATCTTGACGTGAAACTCTATACCTGGTTATAAAGGTGATAGAACAAGCCCGCCAAGAAAATATTGGAAACTAACTTTGTTAATCCAACTTTGGCAATTGCATCTTTAAATCCATGCTGCACTAGTTGAGGTCCTTCAATCTGCAAGTTAACACTGATAAATAAATATATCACAATCAATGGTCTATACATGCAGAATTGGCAGTAAAAGTAGTTTGTGAATAGGAATTTATACCGAAGAATCAGGTTAATCACGCAGTCACAAGCCATGGTGCTGCAGGACAAGCAATTTTTTATTCCATTGCATATTCTCACATTGTTTGTGTTGCAGAAACAATACTCATGTTATAATCAAAATTATAAATGCACTATATGTTCTCTTAACCATGATGCTAGATTGTTCATACAGAATATTTGGGATTATCATGCCGGCACCAATCGCATGGGGCATCATCTAGTTATACATAATTGCATATACAAACTGCATGCAGCCATGTCCACACAGACAAGAACAGGAACTTGTGACATTAGTTGCAGTGTCATATTATCTAAAGTTTAATGATAAATATAACTTACAATGAGTGCTGGAGGAATGCAGACGATGAGAGCAATTATAGAGATATAGGCATACAGATTGGTGCTATCCATGTCAGTCTGGGACAAATAGAAATAATGAGAAAAGTTGTTAAATACGAATTCTTCAAGAGGAAGGAAAAATGGGTGCAAAACCTTAAAGCAAGACACAAACCATAGCTTTCTTTGAATAAATGCTACGGTAGGTGAATGAGATATTAGAAATCATGGCATTGATGAAACCAGTCCAGTTGAATGAGAGTTCAGTGAGAGATGCGACTGATACACCTGTTCAGTTTAAAATAGTTAATCCTGGTCCACATCTCATAATAAGAATCGTGATTTTTGAGGTGTAATCCTAACATGATTCTACAATCATCGTGTCAACAAAGAAACTATCACCTAGTGCCTACGGTCCTCATCTTAGCAATCTTGCTAGTCACACTTTATGACCTAAGCAACTCCATACATCGTCACACACCAAAACAGAAGGGACAATCTACAACACTTGCACATCAACCACGTGTATAATTATGTGTTCTATAACATCTATTTTCCTCTTGTCCCGAATAAAACAGCATAAAAAATGGGAAGCTAAAACTTCATGTGAATATTAAACCATTATAacagtgatgatgaaaatattGTGCAGAAAAAGTCCCAAGTTATATACGGATAGCATCACAAGCAAAAAATGCAATAACCAGAAATTACCTATCACAACTGGAGCCAGGGATAACCACAATGTGAAGGGAACTTGCTGCCCGAGAATAAACTGTGAAGCAGCCGCATTGAAGAACGGCTCGAGAGCTGgattgtatttatttgttattaAAATATTACAAATATTTTCCTTAAAAGattaaaaacatatataaaaaaggaaaaacgTCAGCACAACAAACGGAGAACAAAATTAGAATATTGTTGAAGCACCTTTAATGGTGTGGGCAAATGAGACCGATACAGCAGC
This DNA window, taken from Triticum aestivum cultivar Chinese Spring chromosome 1D, IWGSC CS RefSeq v2.1, whole genome shotgun sequence, encodes the following:
- the LOC123180318 gene encoding triose phosphate/phosphate translocator, chloroplastic isoform X1, which gives rise to MTALATILCGGAVAGHQRSRRRAAPSLHVRGGSASDAAHLVCGRKLRPALFPASSFGTLPLSSPGSRKLLRTSASAAAPSSDSQGQAKPIGFLERYPALVTGFFFFMWYFLNVIFNILNKKIFDYFPYPYFVSVTHLSVGVLYCLISWSTGLLKRAPMNSTLLKLLLPVAICHAIGHVTSTVSFAAVSVSFAHTIKALEPFFNAAASQFILGQQVPFTLWLSLAPVVIGVSVASLTELSFNWTGFINAMISNISFTYRSIYSKKAMTDMDSTNLYAYISIIALIVCIPPALIIEGPQLVQHGFKDAIAKVGLTKLVSNIFLAGLFYHLYNQVATNTLQRVAPLTHAVGNVLKRVFVIGFSIIIFGNKITTQTGIGTGIAISGVALYSVIKAKIEEEKKCLCPAQEGVAAVAP
- the LOC123180318 gene encoding triose phosphate/phosphate translocator, chloroplastic isoform X2, which translates into the protein MTALATILCGGAVAGHQRSRRRAAPSLHVRGGSASDAAHLVCGRKLRPALFPASSFGTLPLSSPGSRKLLRTSASAAAPSSDSQGQAKPIGFLERYPALVTGFFFFMWYFLNVIFNILNKKIFDYFPYPYFVSVTHLSVGVLYCLISWSTGLLKRAPMNSTLLKLLLPVAICHAIGHVTSTVSFAAVSVSFAHTIKALEPFFNAAASQFILGQQVPFTLWLSLAPVVIGVSVASLTELSFNWTGFINAMISNISFTYRSIYSKKAMTDMDSTNLYAYISIIALIVCIPPALIIEGPQLVQHGFKDAIAKVGLTKLVSNIFLAGLFYHLYNQVATNTLQRVAPLTHAVGNVLKRVFVIGFSIIIFGNKITTQTGIGTGIAISGVALYSVIKAKIEEEKKEGVAAVAP